In Halobacterium noricense, the genomic stretch GAGCTCGGTGTTGGTTTCGTCGTGGGTGTGGCCGTACTGGTCGAAGTCGACGTTGAACTTCGGGAACGTCTGTTCGTACTGTTCGTGGTGGCGGAGCGCGAACTCCTCGGGGCTGACGCCTTCCTCGGCGGCGTTGACGGCGATAGGGGTGCCGTGCATGTCGCTGCCGCAGACGTAGATGGCGTCCTGGCCGAGCTTTCGGAGGCCGCGCGTGAACGCGTCGGCGTTCACGTAGCTCCGAAGGTGGCCGATGTGGAGGTTGCCGTTGGCGTACGGCAACCCCGCGGTGACCACCGTCTGCTCGTCGGTCGGGAAGTCCTCGTAGGTCATGGTTCCTCGTTCTTCCGGCGCGGGCCTAAAGCCCGCTGGTTGCGTCGCGACGTTCCGGTTTCGTGGCTGTGGCTGGCGGGTGGCGCTCGTGGAGAAGCGGGGATCGCGTCCACCTGGCGGCCGCATGAAAGCCCGTCACGCGACGAACAGCACGCCCTCGATGAGCGCGACGGTGATTGCGAGGCGGCCGACGCTGCCGGCGAACGTCGCGAGCGCGAACCGCCGGTAGTCCTTCTCGATGACGGAGAACGCGTACAGCGAGATGGTGTCCGGGAAGAACGGCACACTGAGCCCGACGGCCATCCCGTAGTAGCCGTACGTCTGAACGAGGTCAACCATGCGAGTCTTCGACCACTCGACGGGGTCGAAGCCGAGCCGGCGGAGCGCGCGCACGACGACGCTGGAGTGGCTGGCACCGTGGCCGACCGAGAGCGCGATGACGCTGCCGAGGGACTTCCCGACGCCGCTGACCACGACGACGATTCCGACGAGTACGGGGCCGGGGAGGCCGAGGCCGAGCGTCGCGGCGCTCCCGCAGACGTAGCCCGCGGGACACAACACGACCTCGCTGGGCAGTGGGAGGACGAACGCGATGAGAAACGAGTAGACGAAGATGATGCCGAGTCCCGGCCAGCCCGTCGCGGCACGGACCGCTCCCTCGACGGCGCTCAGGTCGATGGAGAGCGCGAGCAGGACGGACGAGAGCACTGTCTGTGTGGAGGACTGTCGCGGGATTAAACGTTACCGACACCGGACAGCGCCGCGAGGAAGTCGTCGAGCAGTTCGCGGGTGACGTGGGGCATGCAGACGACGCGGAGTTCGCCGGTGCCCGTGCGGGAGATGCGCCAGCCCTCGTCGCGGAGCGCCTCGAACTCGGCGTCCGGGAGGTCCGCAGCGACCAGCGGGAGCACGGGGTCGACGACGTCGTAGCCGTGGGCGTCGAGTTCCGCGGCGAGGTAGTCGGCGTTGGCCTGCGAGCGCTCGTACTGGTCGCGGTAGCCGTCCGGCCAGAGGGCGTCGAGGGCGGCGTGGGTGCCGGCGACGCCCGCGCCCGAGCGCGTGCCGCCGAGCGTCGGCTGCGTGTCGGATTCGAGGTAGGGAGTGTCGATGGCGAGCGCGTCCAGCGTCTCGGCGTCCCGCGCGAGGAAGCCGCCGGCGGGAATCGGCGCTTGCCCCATCTTGTGGGGGTCGATGGTCATCGTGTCGACGGGCGCGTCCGCGAAACTCCACTCGTGGTCGGTGAACGGGAGGACGAACCCGCCCCACGCGGCGTCGACGTGGAGGCGCGCGTCCACGTCCGCGGCGACGTCCGCGAGCGCGGGAATCGGGTCGACGCGGCCGTACTCCGTCGTGCCGGCGACGCCGACGACGAGCGCGGTGTCGTCGTCCGCGAGGTCGAGGACGCTGTCCACGTCCGCGCGGTGGTCGTCGTCCGTGGGCACGAGCCGGAGTTCGACGTCGAGCACGTCGGCGGCCTTCTGGAAACTGAAGTGCGCGCTCTCGGGCGCAACAACGTTCACGTCGCCGTCGGCGAGATTGCGGGCGGCACGAACCGCTTGGATGTTCGCCTCGGTGCCGCCGGAGCCGACGTAGCCGTGCGGGTGGTCGAGCCCGACGACTTCGCCGAGAGTGTCGACCGCTTCGGTTTCGAGGTCCGCGACGGCGGGGTAGGTGGCGGGGTCGCCGGGATTGTCGGCGAGGAACGCCACCGCGGCCTCGCGGGCGGCCGGGTGGGGCTCCGTACACATCGAGGAGAGCACGCGCTCGAAGTTCTGCGGGGTGGGCGTCGGCTCCGCGCGTGGCATACTGTCTGCCAGTCGAAGGAGCGATTTAGCGGTTCCGCTCTCGGGTCAGTCTTCCGCGAGGTAGCGGATGCGCTCGGGGACGGGCGGGTGCTGGTAGTGGAACGTCTCGTACAGCGGGTGCGGGAACGGGTTGCCGAGGTTCTCACTGGTGAGCGCAGCGAGCGCGCCCGCGAGCGGCTGGCCGCCGTCCATCACGTCCACGGCGAACGCGTCGGCTTCGCGCTCGTTGGCGAGCCAGAGGCGGTTCGAGAGCGGGCTGGCGAACTGGCTCACTGGTTCGACCCACAGCGCCGCGAGCAGCAGGCCCGCGGCGGGCACCTCGGGTGCGCCGAACATCGCGTACAGCCACGACGACTCCACGAGGAACTGCGCGACGAACAGCAGGATGCCGGCCTGCACGACGCTGGCGGCCATCCCCTGCCAGATGTGCCCCTCCTTCCAGTGCGCGAGTTCGTGCGCGAGCACGCTCTGGAGTTCGGTCTCGTCGAGCTGGTCGACGAGCGTGTCGAAGAGGACGACGCGCTTGGTCGCGCCGAAGCCCGTGAAGAACGCGTTCGAGTGGCCCGAGCGCGAGCTCGCGTTCATCACGTAGACGTCGTCGCAGGTGAAACCGGCGCGCTCGAAGACGTCGTCGACGGCGTCGCGCAGACTCGAATCTTCGACCGGCTCGAAGTCGTAGAACAGCGGCAGGAACACGCGCGGGACGATAATCTGGGTGGCGAGCAGGAAGACGCCGACGACGCCGGTGGCAGCGAGCCACCACCACTCGGGGAACGCCTCGACGACGAACAGCACGGCAGCGCCGAGCGCGGCGACGAGGACGACGGCGAAGGCGGTGCTGACGAGTTTGTCGCGGACGAACAGTTTCGGAGACTGCTCGTTGAAGTCGAACGCGTCCTCGACGGCGAACGTCTCGAAGGCGTCGAACGGCACGCGGAGCGCCTGCATCGCGAGCGCCGCGCCGACGAACACCGCGACGCCGGCGAGCAGGTCGTTCCCGATTGTCTCGTGGACGGCGGCGACGGCGTCGCCGAACAGGCCAGTGTAGAGCACGAGCAGGACGACGCCGAGCACGACGACGCTCTGCAGTTGGCTGGCGGCGGTCGTCAGCCGATGGTAGTCCAGTAGCTCCTCGGGGTCGTCGACGCCGACGGTGTCGGCCAGCCACTCGGTGCGCTCACGGACCGCGCGGTCGGCGTGCCGGACGTTCAGCGCGGCGAGCGCGACGAAGAAGCCGGTCGACCCGGCGACCAACAGCACGAAGACGGCGTGGTACGCGAGCATGCGTCGAGATAGGAACGCGGCGGTGAAAACGTCTGTCGTGTCGACGAGCGGACCGGAGGAAGGTGAGGCGGGGCGGGACGAGCGGTTAGTCTCGGGCGGAGTCGAGGATGAGCCGCTGTTCGACGCGCTTGACCTCGTGTTGGACGTCGCGGACGGCGTCGATGTTCGCGGAAATCGAGGAGATGCCGGTCTCCACGAGGAAGTTCACCATCTCGGGCTTCGAGCCGGCCTGCCCGCAGATGCTGGTGGCGACGTCGTGCTCGCGGCACGTCTCGATAGCTCCCTCGATGAGGTCCAGGACGGCGGGGTGGAGTTCGTCGAAGCGGTCGGCGACGTTGCCGTTGTTCCGGTCGACCGCGAGCGTGTACTGGGTGAGGTCGTTCGTGCCGAACGACGCGAAGTCGATGCCCTCGCCGGCAAGCTCGCCGACGGAGAGCGCGGCCGCGGGCGTTTCGATCATCGCCCCCCACGTGCGTTTCTCGGTGTCGAGGCCGACCTCGGTCATGAGCTCGCGGGCCTGCCGGACGTCGTCGGCGTCGTTCACGAGCGGGAACATGATTTCGACGTTGTCGTACCCCATCTCGTACAGTTCCTTGAACGCCTCCAGTTCGTGTTTGAACACCTCGGGACGGTCGAGGCTGCGGCGGATGCCGCGGTAGCCCAGCATCGGGTTGTGTTCGTGGGGTTCGTCGCTGCCGCCCTCCAGTTGCCGGAATTCGTCGGTCGGCGCGTCGAGGGTGCGGACGCGGACGGGGCGCGGGTAGAACTCCTCGGCGACCGTGCGCACGCCGGAGACGAGTTCGTCCACGTAGGCGTCCTCGCCGTGGTCGGCGATGTAGCGCTCGGGCGTCTTGTTCGTGGAGAGAATCATGTGCTCCGTGCGGAGCAAGCCGACGCCGTCGGCCCCGGTCGCGGCGGCCCGCTCGGCGGCCTCCGGAATCGAGACGTTGACCTTCACCTCGGTCGCGGTCATCGG encodes the following:
- a CDS encoding M48 family metallopeptidase — translated: MLAYHAVFVLLVAGSTGFFVALAALNVRHADRAVRERTEWLADTVGVDDPEELLDYHRLTTAASQLQSVVVLGVVLLVLYTGLFGDAVAAVHETIGNDLLAGVAVFVGAALAMQALRVPFDAFETFAVEDAFDFNEQSPKLFVRDKLVSTAFAVVLVAALGAAVLFVVEAFPEWWWLAATGVVGVFLLATQIIVPRVFLPLFYDFEPVEDSSLRDAVDDVFERAGFTCDDVYVMNASSRSGHSNAFFTGFGATKRVVLFDTLVDQLDETELQSVLAHELAHWKEGHIWQGMAASVVQAGILLFVAQFLVESSWLYAMFGAPEVPAAGLLLAALWVEPVSQFASPLSNRLWLANEREADAFAVDVMDGGQPLAGALAALTSENLGNPFPHPLYETFHYQHPPVPERIRYLAED
- a CDS encoding VTT domain-containing protein, whose product is MLSSVLLALSIDLSAVEGAVRAATGWPGLGIIFVYSFLIAFVLPLPSEVVLCPAGYVCGSAATLGLGLPGPVLVGIVVVVSGVGKSLGSVIALSVGHGASHSSVVVRALRRLGFDPVEWSKTRMVDLVQTYGYYGMAVGLSVPFFPDTISLYAFSVIEKDYRRFALATFAGSVGRLAITVALIEGVLFVA
- the mfnA gene encoding tyrosine decarboxylase MfnA; the protein is MPRAEPTPTPQNFERVLSSMCTEPHPAAREAAVAFLADNPGDPATYPAVADLETEAVDTLGEVVGLDHPHGYVGSGGTEANIQAVRAARNLADGDVNVVAPESAHFSFQKAADVLDVELRLVPTDDDHRADVDSVLDLADDDTALVVGVAGTTEYGRVDPIPALADVAADVDARLHVDAAWGGFVLPFTDHEWSFADAPVDTMTIDPHKMGQAPIPAGGFLARDAETLDALAIDTPYLESDTQPTLGGTRSGAGVAGTHAALDALWPDGYRDQYERSQANADYLAAELDAHGYDVVDPVLPLVAADLPDAEFEALRDEGWRISRTGTGELRVVCMPHVTRELLDDFLAALSGVGNV